From the Hevea brasiliensis isolate MT/VB/25A 57/8 chromosome 15, ASM3005281v1, whole genome shotgun sequence genome, one window contains:
- the LOC110640197 gene encoding uncharacterized protein LOC110640197, giving the protein MSTTIYMLLRHGCGEMVLSMFEIKIPKDETAEPHHLSAILEFPEREYPRGMCSVQLGSEFYFLGGEHDLEDPMAPFDQWFPKDVYIFDPIDGKGSMKRGVSMNTGKSNPCAVVADGKIFVLSGSIPADFTLPCYNEKGMPVDNSVRFFECFDPESDKWMVLDDPPIDIPTWWHFSFVGGRFIFFVGRDADHFRVLSVFNLDTLEWTSSTKLEKEKITDDDFLTFTAVGEDSSDKYLYGLHGLLHNRILRSGPLSNIDQNPRMFSSLPIKTISMREEVDSFYDLDCSSFILHLGNQRFCYLHTGTPRPFRYHATIEDDYPRTLKLFVFEETNCSASEFNPKIVYSASFDIKTSFINRGDIMNCHILSPGEKHESMKRKQEDSWKHENMKRNKKITGSMRA; this is encoded by the exons ATGAGTACAACGATTTACATGTTGTTGCGTCATGGATGTGGAGAAATGGTTCTCTCTATGTTTGAAATCAAGATCCCAAAAGATGAAACAGCGGAACCTCATCATCTCTCTGCGATTCTTGAATTTCCGGAACGAGAATATCCCAGAGGAATGTGCTCCGTCCAGTTGGGGTCTGAATTCTACTTTCTTGGTGGGGAACACGACTTGGAGGATCCCATGGCTCCTTTTGATCAATGGTTCCCAAAAGATGTGTATATCTTTGACCCTATTGACGGCAAAGGTTCGATGAAAAGGGGTGTGTCTATGAACACCGGAAAAAGTAATCCATGTGCAGTTGTGGCTGATGGTAAGATTTTTGTTCTTAGTGGCAGCATTCCTGCTGACTTCACTCTACCTTGTTATAACGAGAAAGGGATGCCCGTCGATAATTCTGTCAGATTCTTTGAATGCTTTGATCCTGAGAGCGATAAATGGATGGTTCTTGATGATCCGCCAATAGATATTCCGACCTGGTGGCACTTCTCCTTTGTTGGCGGAAGGTTTATTTTCTTTGTTGGCCGTGATGCAGACCATTTCAGGGTACTTTCAGTCTTCAATCTGGACACCTTAGAATGGACATCCTCGACGAAGTTGGAGAAAGAGAAGATTACCGATGACGATTTTCTCACTTTTACTGCAGTTGGGGAAGATAGCAGCGACAAATACCTTTATGGTTTGCATGGACTTCTCCACAACCGTATCTTAAGGTCAGGGCCCTTGTCTAATATAGACCAAAATCCAAGAATGTTCAGCAGCCTCCCAATCAAGACTATATCAATGAGGGAAGAAGTTGACTCTTTTTATGACTTGGATTGTAGCAGTTTTATTTTGCACTTGGGGAATCAGCGTTTCTGTTATCTGCACACTGGGACTCCTCGTCCTTTTAGATATCATGCTACTATTGAAGATGATTACCCCCGCACTCTTAAATTGTTTGTCTTCGAGGAAACCAACTGCAGTGCATCCGAATTTAATCCAAAAATTGTTTATTCTGCCAGTTTTGATATCAAAACTTCATTCATTAACAGGGGTGATATCATGAACTGCCATATCCTTAGCCCA GGAGAGAAGCATGAGAGCATGAAGAGGAAACAAGAAGATAGCTGGAAGCATGAGAACATGAAGAGAAACAAGAAGATAACTGGAAGCATGAGAGCATGA